From the Ctenopharyngodon idella isolate HZGC_01 chromosome 3, HZGC01, whole genome shotgun sequence genome, one window contains:
- the baiap2l2a gene encoding brain-specific angiogenesis inhibitor 1-associated protein 2-like protein 2 isoform X2 — protein sequence MVLLLTQTREDTGNKIKMSGQNSDQLHRTTLGIYTSIMEQFNPSLQRLVALGNSYIQAFQALAVTSEAYFNALSMMGEQAMQSMSSRLLGDVLIQISDSQRRLTNELEGMFHWFHSEVLQEMNNNVRLDKDYILNSRRRYEMEVRNQATALERQMRRGVPQDGSEYVHFLRECQKEALKEEERRYRFLAEKHCGFTQSIAYLMSKTGGSLQNRAEGWKDLVNHTRESRPRTPSRLEDNILDVNRWAEQPLGTVPSRGPSPQPSRSNSVSGLAGGRVMRALVPHPPNANSTLLPFSQGETITLLVKEPRNGWLFGRSDSSGRQGWFPAAYVGPMDEPPGPPVSSSSFRSSSSMTNLLDQTMSSSQQISPPAPPPPPPPPSTRSSNSRPVTPTPSENRRQDHYESRPELFPRGTNPFATVKLKPTKTNDRSAPRI from the exons ATGGTTTTGTTGTTGACAcag ACAAGAGAGGACACAGGAAACAAG ATCAAGATGTCAGGACAAAACAGTGATCAACTGCACCGCACCACTCTGGGCATTTATACG AGCATAATGGAGCAGTTCAATCCAAGCCTGCAGAGACTGGTGGCACTGGGAAACAGTTACATTCAGGCTTTCCAAG CCCTTGCCGTCACAAGTGAGGCCTATTTCAATGCTCTGTCTATGATGGGTGAACAGGCCATGCAGAGTATGTCATCGCGTTTGCTGG GTGATGTGTTGATACAGATCTCAGACAGTCAGAGGAGACTCACCAATGAGCTGGAGGGAATG TTCCACTGGTTCCACTCCGAGGTCCTTCAAGAGATGAACAACAATGTCAGACTAGATAAAGATTACATATTG AACAGCAGGAGGCGCTATGAGATGGAGGTGAGAAACCAAGCAACAGCACTGGAGAGACAGATGAGGCGAGGGGTCCCACAG GATGGCAGCGAGTATGTGCACTTTCTCAGAGAATGTCAGAAAGAGGCATTAAAAGAGGAAGAAAGAAGATATCGATTCCTGGCAGAGAAACACTGCGGATTCACCCAGTCTATTGCATATCTCATGAGCAAG ACAGGGGGCAGCCTGCAAAACAGAGCAGAGGGGTGGAAAGATCTAGTGAATCACACAAGAGAATCCCGTCCACGCACTCCTTCACGATTGGAGGACAACATT CTTGATGTTAATCGCTGGGCAGAGCAGCCGCTGGGAACGGTTCCCTCTAGAG GCCCCTCCCCACAGCCCAGTCGTTCCAACTCTGTCTCAGGATTGGCTGGTGGCAGAGTGATGCGAGCGCTGGTGCCCCACCCTCCCAATGCCAACTCCACCCTCCTGCCGTTCTCTCAGGGAGAAACCATCACACTGCTTGTTAAAGAGCCTAGGAACGGCTGGCTGTTTGGCCGCTCGGATAGCTCTGGACG GCAAGGCTGGTTCCCTGCTGCTTATGTGGGCCCCATGGATGAACCACCTGGGCCACCTGTTTCCAG CAGTTCTTTTAGAAGCAGCAGCAGTATGACTAACCTTCTCGACCAAACCATGAGCAGCAGCCAACAAATATCTCCGCCTGCACCTCCGCCGCCGCCGCCACCTCCATCAACCAGATCTAGCAATTCCAGACCCGTGACTCCCACACCTTCAGAAAACAGG AGACAAGATCACTATGAGTCTCGGCCAGAACTTTTTCCAAG AGGCACAAATCCATTTGCCACTGTGAAGCTGAAACCCACCAAAACCAATGACAGATCAGCTCCACGCATATGA
- the pvalb6 gene encoding parvalbumin 6: MAMNSILNPDDIKKALDAFKAVDSFDHKRFFEMVGLKAKSADDVKKAFHVLDADNSGFIEEEELKFVLKGFATDGRDLTDKETKAFLQAADKDGDGKIGAEEFAALVRE; this comes from the exons ATGGCGATGAACAGCATCCTCAACCCTGATGACATTAAAAAAGCACTGGATGCATTTAAAG CTGTCGACTCATTCGACCACAAGAGGTTTTTTGAGATGGTCGGACTGAAGGCGAAGTCGGCTGACGATGTGAAAAAGGCTTTCCATGTCCTGGATGCTGACAATAGCGGATTTATAGAAGAAGAGGAACTTAA GTTTGTTCTGAAGGGTTTTGCTACAGATGGGAGAGACCTGACCGATAAGGAGACCAAAGCATTCCTGCAGGCTGCGGACAAAGATGGAGATGGAAAGATTGGAGCAGAAG AGTTTGCTGCTCTGGTTCGTGAATAA
- the baiap2l2a gene encoding brain-specific angiogenesis inhibitor 1-associated protein 2-like protein 2 isoform X4 codes for MSGQNSDQLHRTTLGIYTSIMEQFNPSLQRLVALGNSYIQAFQALAVTSEAYFNALSMMGEQAMQSMSSRLLGDVLIQISDSQRRLTNELEGMFHWFHSEVLQEMNNNVRLDKDYILNSRRRYEMEVRNQATALERQMRRGVPQDGSEYVHFLRECQKEALKEEERRYRFLAEKHCGFTQSIAYLMSKTGGSLQNRAEGWKDLVNHTRESRPRTPSRLEDNILDVNRWAEQPLGTVPSRGPSPQPSRSNSVSGLAGGRVMRALVPHPPNANSTLLPFSQGETITLLVKEPRNGWLFGRSDSSGRQGWFPAAYVGPMDEPPGPPVSSSSSFRSSSSMTNLLDQTMSSSQQISPPAPPPPPPPPSTRSSNSRPVTPTPSENRRQDHYESRPELFPRGTNPFATVKLKPTKTNDRSAPRI; via the exons ATGTCAGGACAAAACAGTGATCAACTGCACCGCACCACTCTGGGCATTTATACG AGCATAATGGAGCAGTTCAATCCAAGCCTGCAGAGACTGGTGGCACTGGGAAACAGTTACATTCAGGCTTTCCAAG CCCTTGCCGTCACAAGTGAGGCCTATTTCAATGCTCTGTCTATGATGGGTGAACAGGCCATGCAGAGTATGTCATCGCGTTTGCTGG GTGATGTGTTGATACAGATCTCAGACAGTCAGAGGAGACTCACCAATGAGCTGGAGGGAATG TTCCACTGGTTCCACTCCGAGGTCCTTCAAGAGATGAACAACAATGTCAGACTAGATAAAGATTACATATTG AACAGCAGGAGGCGCTATGAGATGGAGGTGAGAAACCAAGCAACAGCACTGGAGAGACAGATGAGGCGAGGGGTCCCACAG GATGGCAGCGAGTATGTGCACTTTCTCAGAGAATGTCAGAAAGAGGCATTAAAAGAGGAAGAAAGAAGATATCGATTCCTGGCAGAGAAACACTGCGGATTCACCCAGTCTATTGCATATCTCATGAGCAAG ACAGGGGGCAGCCTGCAAAACAGAGCAGAGGGGTGGAAAGATCTAGTGAATCACACAAGAGAATCCCGTCCACGCACTCCTTCACGATTGGAGGACAACATT CTTGATGTTAATCGCTGGGCAGAGCAGCCGCTGGGAACGGTTCCCTCTAGAG GCCCCTCCCCACAGCCCAGTCGTTCCAACTCTGTCTCAGGATTGGCTGGTGGCAGAGTGATGCGAGCGCTGGTGCCCCACCCTCCCAATGCCAACTCCACCCTCCTGCCGTTCTCTCAGGGAGAAACCATCACACTGCTTGTTAAAGAGCCTAGGAACGGCTGGCTGTTTGGCCGCTCGGATAGCTCTGGACG GCAAGGCTGGTTCCCTGCTGCTTATGTGGGCCCCATGGATGAACCACCTGGGCCACCTGTTTCCAG tAGCAGTTCTTTTAGAAGCAGCAGCAGTATGACTAACCTTCTCGACCAAACCATGAGCAGCAGCCAACAAATATCTCCGCCTGCACCTCCGCCGCCGCCGCCACCTCCATCAACCAGATCTAGCAATTCCAGACCCGTGACTCCCACACCTTCAGAAAACAGG AGACAAGATCACTATGAGTCTCGGCCAGAACTTTTTCCAAG AGGCACAAATCCATTTGCCACTGTGAAGCTGAAACCCACCAAAACCAATGACAGATCAGCTCCACGCATATGA
- the baiap2l2a gene encoding brain-specific angiogenesis inhibitor 1-associated protein 2-like protein 2 isoform X1, producing the protein MVLLLTQTREDTGNKIKMSGQNSDQLHRTTLGIYTSIMEQFNPSLQRLVALGNSYIQAFQALAVTSEAYFNALSMMGEQAMQSMSSRLLGDVLIQISDSQRRLTNELEGMFHWFHSEVLQEMNNNVRLDKDYILNSRRRYEMEVRNQATALERQMRRGVPQDGSEYVHFLRECQKEALKEEERRYRFLAEKHCGFTQSIAYLMSKTGGSLQNRAEGWKDLVNHTRESRPRTPSRLEDNILDVNRWAEQPLGTVPSRGPSPQPSRSNSVSGLAGGRVMRALVPHPPNANSTLLPFSQGETITLLVKEPRNGWLFGRSDSSGRQGWFPAAYVGPMDEPPGPPVSSSSSFRSSSSMTNLLDQTMSSSQQISPPAPPPPPPPPSTRSSNSRPVTPTPSENRRQDHYESRPELFPRGTNPFATVKLKPTKTNDRSAPRI; encoded by the exons ATGGTTTTGTTGTTGACAcag ACAAGAGAGGACACAGGAAACAAG ATCAAGATGTCAGGACAAAACAGTGATCAACTGCACCGCACCACTCTGGGCATTTATACG AGCATAATGGAGCAGTTCAATCCAAGCCTGCAGAGACTGGTGGCACTGGGAAACAGTTACATTCAGGCTTTCCAAG CCCTTGCCGTCACAAGTGAGGCCTATTTCAATGCTCTGTCTATGATGGGTGAACAGGCCATGCAGAGTATGTCATCGCGTTTGCTGG GTGATGTGTTGATACAGATCTCAGACAGTCAGAGGAGACTCACCAATGAGCTGGAGGGAATG TTCCACTGGTTCCACTCCGAGGTCCTTCAAGAGATGAACAACAATGTCAGACTAGATAAAGATTACATATTG AACAGCAGGAGGCGCTATGAGATGGAGGTGAGAAACCAAGCAACAGCACTGGAGAGACAGATGAGGCGAGGGGTCCCACAG GATGGCAGCGAGTATGTGCACTTTCTCAGAGAATGTCAGAAAGAGGCATTAAAAGAGGAAGAAAGAAGATATCGATTCCTGGCAGAGAAACACTGCGGATTCACCCAGTCTATTGCATATCTCATGAGCAAG ACAGGGGGCAGCCTGCAAAACAGAGCAGAGGGGTGGAAAGATCTAGTGAATCACACAAGAGAATCCCGTCCACGCACTCCTTCACGATTGGAGGACAACATT CTTGATGTTAATCGCTGGGCAGAGCAGCCGCTGGGAACGGTTCCCTCTAGAG GCCCCTCCCCACAGCCCAGTCGTTCCAACTCTGTCTCAGGATTGGCTGGTGGCAGAGTGATGCGAGCGCTGGTGCCCCACCCTCCCAATGCCAACTCCACCCTCCTGCCGTTCTCTCAGGGAGAAACCATCACACTGCTTGTTAAAGAGCCTAGGAACGGCTGGCTGTTTGGCCGCTCGGATAGCTCTGGACG GCAAGGCTGGTTCCCTGCTGCTTATGTGGGCCCCATGGATGAACCACCTGGGCCACCTGTTTCCAG tAGCAGTTCTTTTAGAAGCAGCAGCAGTATGACTAACCTTCTCGACCAAACCATGAGCAGCAGCCAACAAATATCTCCGCCTGCACCTCCGCCGCCGCCGCCACCTCCATCAACCAGATCTAGCAATTCCAGACCCGTGACTCCCACACCTTCAGAAAACAGG AGACAAGATCACTATGAGTCTCGGCCAGAACTTTTTCCAAG AGGCACAAATCCATTTGCCACTGTGAAGCTGAAACCCACCAAAACCAATGACAGATCAGCTCCACGCATATGA
- the LOC127508462 gene encoding chromobox protein homolog 6-like, translated as MGRIVRGARAHVCVLCLVHSSTAQDLSIASAEEPVSAVPLKMELSAAGDRVFAAEAILKRRVRKGRMEYLVKWKGWAIKYSTWEPEENILDERLVAAFEQKEREQEMYGPKKRGPKPKTLLLKSRAQAAETSPRVPEFKHSRPQPHSKPPPPSAAPSYTPTAPSNAKLQSGAAQPKLKKDIHRCHRMARRPLPRPDQTVGPSGPFSSRPTVSPFSETVRILNRKVKPREVKKGRVILNLKVVDKAGNGGVANSRRTHMPAAQQSHFGRQKIPSRNRVIGKNRRFGEVSYRGIQSPIRSSGFPVFGKLFDSHSLNNAENQTQSGESRNNTNNLSSSKSSKVLDVSKGQTLNDELPPSNSSSEVSDGEPPSPRQTQSQHSSLPPKTSATNAQDPAPHKVGAQPVASKNSSGPSALPSSPMFSSSSSASSSSEDNEHILDLSVPHEMDRRLRRRHPFSGRRPLKVPEVPVSEEPSEEEEDLDWHPDMTSRCANVVVTDITANLLTVTIKEFCHPPSATSPPCYPKNKSAQNDTQQPKHPPNKT; from the exons ATGGGCCGCATTGTCAGAGGCGCGCGggcgcatgtgtgtgttttgtgtttggttCACTCCTCCACGGCGCAGGATCTTTCCATCGCTTCCGCGGAAGAACCCGTCTCTGCTGTCCCACTAAAGATGGAGCTATCTGCGGCAGGCGACCGTGTGTTTGCCGCTGAGGCCATCCTGAAGCGCCGCGTCCGTAAG GGACGGATGGAGTACCTAGTGAAATGGAAAGGATGGGCAATAAA GTATAGCACATGGGAACCTGAGGAGAACATCTTAGATGAACGACTCGTTGCAGCGTTTGAACAAAA AGAGCGAGAGCAAGAGATGTACGGACCTAAAAAGAGAGGCCCGAAACCTAAAACGCTGCTTCTAAAG TCAAGAGCGCAGGCTGCAGAGACTTCCCCAAGAGTCCCGGAGTTCAAGCATAGTCGTCCTCAGCCACATTCCAAGCCTCCTCCACCCTCAGCTGCACCGTCCTACACCCCAACTGCCCCATCTAATGCTAAACTGCAGTCGGGCGCTGCTCAGCCCAAACTGAAAAAAGACATTCACCGCTGCCATCGCATGGCACGTCGCCCCTTGCCCCGCCCTGACCAAACAGTCGGTCCCTCTGGTCCTTTTTCGTCCCGTCCGACAGTCAGTCCGTTTTCGGAAACGGTCCGTATTCTCAATCGAAAAGTCAAACCCAGGGAAGTGAAGAAGGGACGGGTTATTCTGAACCTCAAAGTGGTTGACAAGGCTGGGAATGGCGGAGTTGCTAATAGTAGAAGGACACACATGCCCGCTGCCCAGCAGTCCCATTTTGGGCGGCAGAAAATTCCATCCCGGAATAGAGTGATTGGTAAAAACAGGCGGTTTGGAGAAGTCTCCTACCGAGGAATCCAGTCCCCAATTAGAAGTTCTGGGTTTCCAGTTTTCGGAAAACTCTTCGATTCTCACTCTCTGAACAATGCAGAGAACCAGACTCAAAGCGGAGAGAGTCGCAACAACACAAACAATCTCTCTTCCTCCAAAAGTTCAAAGGTCCTGGACGTTTCCAAAGGTCAGACTCTCAATGATGAACTGCCTCCATCAAACTCAAGCTCGGAAGTTTCGGATGGTGAGCCACCCTCTCCGCGACAAACCCAATCCCAGCATTCCTCATTGCCACCCAAGACCTCTGCAACAAACGCCCAAGATCCTGCCCCTCACAAAGTGGGCGCTCAACCCGTGGCATCCAAAAACAGCTCGGGTCCTTCTGCTCTTCCATCCTCTCCTATgttttcctcttcctcctcagcGTCGTCATCCTCAGAAGACAACGAACACATCCTAGACCTTTCCGTACCTCATGAAATGGACAGGCGATTGCGGAGACGGCATCCCTTCTCTGGCCGTCGGCCGCTCAAGGTCCCAGAGGTTCCTGTGTCAGAGGAGCCATcggaggaagaggaagatttGGACTGGCATCCTGACATGACATCCCGATGTGCCAATGTGGTCGTTACGGATATCACAGCTAACCTCCTCACCGTAACCATCAAGGAGTTCTGTCATCCACCGTCCGCTACCTCTCCTCCCTGCTACCCCAAAAATAAATCGGCTCAAAACGACACACAACAGCCAAAGCATCCCCCTAACAAAACATGA
- the baiap2l2a gene encoding brain-specific angiogenesis inhibitor 1-associated protein 2-like protein 2 isoform X3 — protein sequence MVLLLTQIKMSGQNSDQLHRTTLGIYTSIMEQFNPSLQRLVALGNSYIQAFQALAVTSEAYFNALSMMGEQAMQSMSSRLLGDVLIQISDSQRRLTNELEGMFHWFHSEVLQEMNNNVRLDKDYILNSRRRYEMEVRNQATALERQMRRGVPQDGSEYVHFLRECQKEALKEEERRYRFLAEKHCGFTQSIAYLMSKTGGSLQNRAEGWKDLVNHTRESRPRTPSRLEDNILDVNRWAEQPLGTVPSRGPSPQPSRSNSVSGLAGGRVMRALVPHPPNANSTLLPFSQGETITLLVKEPRNGWLFGRSDSSGRQGWFPAAYVGPMDEPPGPPVSSSSSFRSSSSMTNLLDQTMSSSQQISPPAPPPPPPPPSTRSSNSRPVTPTPSENRRQDHYESRPELFPRGTNPFATVKLKPTKTNDRSAPRI from the exons ATGGTTTTGTTGTTGACAcag ATCAAGATGTCAGGACAAAACAGTGATCAACTGCACCGCACCACTCTGGGCATTTATACG AGCATAATGGAGCAGTTCAATCCAAGCCTGCAGAGACTGGTGGCACTGGGAAACAGTTACATTCAGGCTTTCCAAG CCCTTGCCGTCACAAGTGAGGCCTATTTCAATGCTCTGTCTATGATGGGTGAACAGGCCATGCAGAGTATGTCATCGCGTTTGCTGG GTGATGTGTTGATACAGATCTCAGACAGTCAGAGGAGACTCACCAATGAGCTGGAGGGAATG TTCCACTGGTTCCACTCCGAGGTCCTTCAAGAGATGAACAACAATGTCAGACTAGATAAAGATTACATATTG AACAGCAGGAGGCGCTATGAGATGGAGGTGAGAAACCAAGCAACAGCACTGGAGAGACAGATGAGGCGAGGGGTCCCACAG GATGGCAGCGAGTATGTGCACTTTCTCAGAGAATGTCAGAAAGAGGCATTAAAAGAGGAAGAAAGAAGATATCGATTCCTGGCAGAGAAACACTGCGGATTCACCCAGTCTATTGCATATCTCATGAGCAAG ACAGGGGGCAGCCTGCAAAACAGAGCAGAGGGGTGGAAAGATCTAGTGAATCACACAAGAGAATCCCGTCCACGCACTCCTTCACGATTGGAGGACAACATT CTTGATGTTAATCGCTGGGCAGAGCAGCCGCTGGGAACGGTTCCCTCTAGAG GCCCCTCCCCACAGCCCAGTCGTTCCAACTCTGTCTCAGGATTGGCTGGTGGCAGAGTGATGCGAGCGCTGGTGCCCCACCCTCCCAATGCCAACTCCACCCTCCTGCCGTTCTCTCAGGGAGAAACCATCACACTGCTTGTTAAAGAGCCTAGGAACGGCTGGCTGTTTGGCCGCTCGGATAGCTCTGGACG GCAAGGCTGGTTCCCTGCTGCTTATGTGGGCCCCATGGATGAACCACCTGGGCCACCTGTTTCCAG tAGCAGTTCTTTTAGAAGCAGCAGCAGTATGACTAACCTTCTCGACCAAACCATGAGCAGCAGCCAACAAATATCTCCGCCTGCACCTCCGCCGCCGCCGCCACCTCCATCAACCAGATCTAGCAATTCCAGACCCGTGACTCCCACACCTTCAGAAAACAGG AGACAAGATCACTATGAGTCTCGGCCAGAACTTTTTCCAAG AGGCACAAATCCATTTGCCACTGTGAAGCTGAAACCCACCAAAACCAATGACAGATCAGCTCCACGCATATGA